A section of the Deinococcus taeanensis genome encodes:
- a CDS encoding BMP family ABC transporter substrate-binding protein — MKKALLAVLPLSLALLSTAAGPAAQAQQSGKLKACFIYVGPVGDIGWSYAHDQARKLSEKALPWLETKYVESVPEGQATPVIDRLVKDNCQVIFTTSFGFMDQTAEAAKKYPNVIFAHASGFKRAPNLATYMADFYQLYYLNGMMAAAVSKTDKLGYVGAFPVPELKRHISAFALGARAVNPKATVSVKWINAWFDPNKAREAAEALISEGAGALAFTEDTATVVQTAGARKIPVFAHYTPMYKFAPDYVVSGQLVHWEKIYIDFLSKVHSGKYTNKNLQNVDYWNLLKGGSVELGAQDSMAINPKWVPALKARMITVNGKKVSVYDRVMALKTEMEKGGRFDPYTGPLKDRNGILRVPAGKVASPADLNNMSWVAPGVTGQVADEPKK, encoded by the coding sequence ATGAAAAAAGCACTTCTTGCTGTCCTGCCCCTGTCCCTGGCCCTCCTCAGCACCGCCGCCGGTCCCGCCGCGCAGGCCCAGCAGAGCGGCAAACTCAAAGCCTGCTTCATTTACGTCGGCCCGGTTGGCGATATCGGCTGGAGCTACGCGCACGACCAGGCCCGCAAACTCAGCGAGAAGGCCCTGCCGTGGCTCGAAACGAAGTACGTGGAAAGCGTACCCGAAGGTCAGGCCACGCCCGTTATCGACCGCCTGGTGAAGGACAACTGCCAAGTGATCTTCACCACCTCCTTCGGCTTCATGGACCAGACGGCCGAAGCAGCCAAAAAGTACCCGAACGTGATCTTCGCGCATGCCAGCGGCTTCAAGCGCGCCCCGAACCTCGCCACGTACATGGCGGACTTCTACCAGCTGTACTACCTCAACGGCATGATGGCGGCCGCCGTCAGCAAAACCGACAAGCTCGGCTACGTCGGCGCTTTCCCCGTGCCGGAACTCAAGCGCCACATCAGCGCCTTCGCCCTGGGCGCCCGCGCCGTGAACCCCAAGGCGACCGTGAGCGTCAAGTGGATCAACGCGTGGTTCGATCCGAACAAGGCCCGCGAAGCCGCCGAAGCCCTGATCAGCGAGGGCGCCGGCGCACTGGCCTTCACCGAGGACACGGCCACTGTCGTGCAAACCGCGGGCGCCCGCAAGATTCCAGTGTTCGCGCACTACACCCCGATGTACAAGTTCGCGCCGGACTACGTCGTCAGCGGCCAGCTGGTGCACTGGGAAAAGATCTACATCGACTTCCTGAGTAAGGTCCACAGCGGCAAATACACCAACAAGAATCTCCAGAACGTCGACTACTGGAACCTCCTGAAAGGCGGCAGCGTCGAACTGGGCGCGCAGGACAGCATGGCCATCAACCCCAAGTGGGTCCCTGCCCTGAAAGCCCGCATGATCACCGTGAACGGCAAGAAGGTCAGTGTGTACGACCGTGTCATGGCCCTGAAAACCGAGATGGAAAAAGGCGGCAGGTTTGATCCCTACACCGGCCCACTCAAGGACCGTAACGGCATCCTCCGCGTTCCCGCCGGCAAGGTCGCCAGCCCCGCGGACCTGAACAACATGTCATGGGTGGCGCCCGGCGTGACCGGCCAGGTGGCCGACGAACCCAAGAAGTAA
- a CDS encoding ABC transporter ATP-binding protein, which produces MTHVTPPDSSPPALRLRGITKRFPGVTANDGVDLTVHEGEVLALLGENGAGKSTLISILYGLYQPDEGTVELAGRPVRIASPAQALRLGIGLVPQHPLLVARHTVAENLALGGTGGLFPARRVAERVRALSQQYGLEVDPQARVASLSPGEKQRVEIVRALLGGARVLILDEPTSVLTPQEAEGLFRVMRELRADGRSLIFISHKLDEVLAVADRVTVLRRGRVVGGVPTAGATRESLAELMVGRSVDFTRKRSGDPGTDALLDVRDLCALGARGLPALRGVSFTLRRGEVLGVAGIAGNGQSELVEVLAGLHAATGAVTLDGQALAGGAAARFRAGVAHIPEDRIHSGTVPSMTVAENLALREYDRAPLARGLVRDLRATDERARQDVDTYAVATPGIHTPTRLLSGGNIQKLILARELAGQPKLILAVHPTYGLDIGATDQVHRVLLERTQDGAGVLLVSEDLDELLSLSDRVGVMVGGQLLGPFPAAEVTRESLGLLMGGAHPRSVPGADQGGVA; this is translated from the coding sequence TTGACGCACGTTACCCCTCCTGATTCCAGCCCACCCGCGCTGAGGTTGCGCGGCATCACCAAACGCTTCCCGGGTGTCACTGCCAACGACGGCGTGGACCTGACCGTCCACGAGGGCGAAGTGCTCGCCCTGCTCGGCGAGAACGGCGCGGGCAAAAGCACCCTGATCTCCATCCTGTACGGCCTGTACCAGCCAGACGAGGGCACGGTGGAACTTGCGGGGCGACCGGTGCGGATCGCCAGCCCGGCGCAGGCGCTGCGGCTGGGCATCGGGCTGGTGCCGCAGCACCCGCTGCTCGTCGCGCGGCACACCGTCGCGGAGAATCTGGCGCTCGGAGGAACGGGCGGCCTGTTCCCGGCCCGGCGCGTCGCGGAGCGCGTGCGGGCCCTGTCCCAGCAGTACGGGCTGGAAGTGGACCCGCAGGCGCGGGTGGCCAGCCTCTCGCCCGGGGAGAAGCAGCGGGTGGAGATCGTGCGGGCACTGCTGGGCGGCGCGCGCGTCCTGATTCTGGATGAGCCCACGAGTGTCCTCACGCCGCAGGAGGCAGAGGGGCTCTTCCGGGTGATGCGTGAACTGCGCGCCGATGGCCGCAGTCTGATCTTCATCTCGCACAAGCTCGACGAGGTGCTGGCCGTCGCTGACCGCGTGACGGTCCTGCGGCGCGGCCGGGTCGTGGGAGGCGTGCCCACGGCCGGCGCCACCCGCGAGAGCCTGGCGGAACTGATGGTGGGCCGCAGCGTGGACTTCACCCGCAAGCGAAGCGGTGACCCCGGGACGGACGCACTGCTGGACGTGCGTGACCTGTGCGCGCTCGGCGCGCGGGGCCTGCCGGCGCTGCGCGGCGTGAGCTTCACCCTGCGCCGCGGCGAGGTGCTCGGCGTGGCCGGCATCGCCGGGAACGGCCAGAGTGAACTTGTCGAGGTCCTGGCCGGCCTGCATGCCGCGACCGGCGCGGTCACGCTCGACGGGCAGGCACTGGCCGGAGGCGCCGCAGCGCGCTTCCGCGCCGGCGTGGCCCACATTCCCGAGGACCGCATTCACAGTGGCACCGTTCCGAGCATGACGGTCGCGGAGAACCTTGCGCTGCGCGAGTACGACCGCGCGCCCCTGGCGCGCGGCCTGGTCCGTGACCTGCGCGCCACCGACGAACGCGCCCGGCAGGACGTGGACACCTACGCCGTGGCGACCCCCGGCATTCATACGCCCACGCGTCTGCTTTCCGGCGGGAACATCCAGAAGCTGATCCTGGCGCGCGAACTGGCCGGACAGCCGAAACTGATCCTGGCGGTGCATCCCACGTACGGTCTGGACATCGGCGCGACGGATCAGGTGCACCGGGTGCTGCTGGAACGCACGCAGGACGGCGCGGGCGTGCTGCTGGTCAGTGAGGACCTCGATGAACTGCTGAGCCTGTCCGACCGGGTGGGCGTCATGGTGGGCGGGCAGCTGCTGGGGCCGTTCCCTGCCGCGGAGGTCACGCGGGAGTCGCTGGGGCTCCTGATGGGCGGCGCTCACCCGCGCAGCGTTCCGGGTGCGGACCAGGGGGGGGTGGCGTGA
- a CDS encoding phosphoribosylglycinamide formyltransferase, with protein sequence MKLGFLASHGGSAARHLVNACRSGDLNATPAALISNNSRSPALAWAREAGLQVAHLSSARHPDPDDLDRAICEFLVKAGADTLVLSGYMREIGPRVLSHFAGRLVNIHPSLLPRHGGRGMYGDRVHESVLASGDAESGATVHLVTAGIDEGPVLAQARVPVLPGDDLASLKARVQALEGDLMLRAVRGLGG encoded by the coding sequence GTGAAGCTTGGGTTCCTCGCGTCGCACGGCGGGAGTGCGGCGCGGCACCTCGTGAACGCCTGTCGCAGCGGCGACCTGAACGCCACGCCAGCCGCGCTGATCAGCAACAACAGCCGCTCGCCGGCCCTCGCGTGGGCACGTGAGGCGGGCCTGCAGGTCGCGCACCTCAGCAGCGCGCGCCACCCCGACCCGGATGACCTGGACCGCGCCATCTGCGAGTTCCTGGTGAAGGCCGGGGCGGACACGCTGGTGCTGAGCGGTTACATGCGGGAGATCGGTCCGCGTGTCCTGTCGCACTTCGCGGGGCGTCTGGTGAACATTCACCCCAGCCTGCTGCCCCGCCACGGCGGCCGCGGCATGTACGGCGACCGCGTGCACGAGAGCGTCCTGGCGTCCGGCGACGCGGAGAGCGGCGCAACCGTGCACCTGGTGACCGCCGGGATCGATGAAGGCCCGGTGCTCGCGCAGGCGCGCGTTCCCGTGCTGCCCGGCGATGATCTTGCCAGCCTCAAGGCGCGCGTCCAGGCACTTGAGGGGGACCTGATGCTGCGCGCCGTGCGTGGCCTGGGCGGGTAG
- a CDS encoding peroxidase-related enzyme (This protein belongs to a clade of uncharacterized proteins related to peroxidases such as the alkylhydroperoxidase AhpD.) — MNRISWLAVPTEDHTHEGVLKLWQKAEANLGFIPNVFRAQALNAEQFLAWWTNFNLLVNREGHLSNAEREMLAVVVSGLNRCVYCAVSHGAALRTCTGDPILADTVAVNWRHARLDPRQAALCAFAEKLTLTPADMTEQDLYPLKQAGLNDHEILEATQVIGMFNMTNRVSSALGFQPNTEYHQQGR, encoded by the coding sequence ATGAATCGAATCTCCTGGCTGGCTGTCCCGACCGAGGACCACACCCACGAAGGCGTACTGAAACTCTGGCAGAAAGCCGAAGCGAACCTCGGGTTTATTCCCAATGTGTTCCGCGCGCAGGCCCTGAATGCCGAGCAGTTCCTTGCCTGGTGGACGAACTTCAACCTTCTCGTCAACCGCGAAGGCCACCTCAGCAACGCCGAACGGGAAATGCTTGCCGTGGTCGTCAGCGGCCTGAACCGCTGCGTGTACTGCGCCGTGTCACACGGCGCCGCCCTGCGCACCTGCACCGGCGACCCCATCCTGGCCGACACCGTTGCCGTCAACTGGCGCCACGCGCGTCTTGACCCTCGTCAGGCCGCCCTGTGCGCCTTTGCAGAGAAGCTGACTCTCACGCCCGCCGACATGACCGAACAGGATCTGTACCCCCTGAAACAGGCAGGGCTGAATGACCACGAGATTCTCGAAGCCACGCAGGTGATCGGCATGTTCAACATGACCAACCGTGTCAGCAGCGCCCTGGGCTTCCAGCCCAACACCGAGTACCACCAGCAGGGGCGCTAA
- a CDS encoding metallophosphoesterase, which produces MRPLWVVGDIHGAYTKLRAMLLRAGLIDFDGAWTGGDAHLVFLGDYVDRGAQGLEVIRLVRQLEGQAHAAGGQVTALLGNHEVMFMAALVFQRQDPQDRLGFREYWLENGGQIRDADLLEPGDLGWLAARPAMVQVDGWLLIHADSQMYVRLGTSVDEVNSEVTRILSAPDADEWGLFLNWFTERYAFVLGEGERKARRTLEVFGGERIAHGHTPVYVLLDEHLHGPTLGAGAPIPYANRLCLALDSGMAYRDDAGFIARLDRQGLAEVVSFPSGGALY; this is translated from the coding sequence TTGAGGCCCCTGTGGGTGGTGGGGGACATTCACGGCGCGTACACCAAGCTGCGCGCCATGCTGCTGCGCGCCGGCCTGATCGATTTCGACGGCGCGTGGACGGGCGGCGACGCCCACCTGGTGTTCCTGGGCGATTACGTGGACCGCGGAGCGCAGGGCCTGGAGGTCATCCGCCTGGTCCGCCAGCTGGAAGGGCAGGCGCACGCGGCGGGCGGGCAGGTCACGGCGCTGCTGGGCAACCACGAGGTGATGTTCATGGCCGCCCTGGTGTTTCAGCGGCAGGACCCGCAGGACCGCCTGGGCTTCCGGGAGTACTGGCTGGAGAACGGCGGGCAGATCCGCGACGCGGACCTGCTGGAGCCCGGGGATCTGGGGTGGCTCGCGGCCCGGCCGGCCATGGTGCAGGTGGACGGCTGGCTGCTGATCCACGCGGACAGCCAGATGTACGTGCGGCTGGGCACCAGTGTGGACGAGGTGAACTCCGAGGTCACGCGGATACTGTCCGCACCGGACGCCGACGAGTGGGGCCTGTTCCTGAACTGGTTCACGGAGCGTTACGCGTTCGTGCTGGGCGAAGGAGAACGCAAGGCCCGCCGGACGCTGGAAGTCTTCGGCGGGGAACGGATCGCGCACGGGCACACGCCGGTGTACGTGCTGCTTGATGAGCACCTGCACGGGCCGACGCTGGGGGCCGGGGCGCCCATTCCGTACGCGAACCGGCTGTGCCTGGCGCTGGACAGCGGCATGGCGTACCGCGATGACGCAGGGTTCATTGCGCGCCTTGACCGGCAGGGCCTGGCCGAAGTGGTGTCATTTCCGAGTGGCGGCGCCCTCTACTGA
- the hspR gene encoding heat shock protein transcriptional repressor HspR, fused homodimer type, translated as MPSDAKHRPVYVISVAAELVDMHPQTLRLYERKGLIRPGRSSGKTRLYSERDIEHLREIRRLTQELGVNLAGVEEVMRLQHELDDIQGEFEAEIERLEGELREQAQRPDALPAPDGRLDPRDRPVYVISIAAELVDMHPQTLRLYERKQLIRPGRSSGKTRLYSERDIEHLREIRRLTQELGVNLAGVEEIMRLRHQLDATRSGLEHNVRRIQEDITDRMTKWRTLPEGNA; from the coding sequence ATGCCCTCTGACGCCAAACATCGGCCCGTGTACGTGATTTCCGTGGCGGCGGAACTGGTGGACATGCACCCCCAGACCCTGCGGCTGTACGAACGCAAGGGCCTGATCCGTCCGGGCAGAAGCAGCGGCAAGACGCGGCTGTACAGCGAACGGGACATCGAGCACCTGCGTGAAATCCGCCGCCTGACGCAGGAACTCGGCGTGAACCTCGCGGGCGTCGAGGAGGTCATGCGGCTCCAGCACGAACTTGATGACATTCAGGGCGAGTTCGAGGCGGAAATCGAGCGGCTCGAAGGTGAACTGCGCGAGCAGGCCCAGCGGCCCGACGCGCTGCCCGCCCCGGATGGCCGGCTGGACCCCAGGGACCGTCCGGTGTACGTGATTTCCATCGCGGCGGAACTGGTGGACATGCACCCCCAGACCCTGCGGCTGTACGAACGCAAACAGCTGATCCGGCCTGGGCGCAGCAGCGGCAAGACGCGGCTGTACAGCGAACGGGACATCGAGCACCTGCGTGAAATCCGCCGCCTGACGCAGGAACTCGGCGTGAACCTCGCGGGCGTCGAGGAAATCATGCGGCTGCGCCATCAGCTGGATGCCACGCGCTCCGGGCTGGAGCACAACGTGCGCCGCATTCAGGAGGACATCACGGACCGCATGACGAAGTGGCGCACCCTGCCGGAGGGGAACGCGTGA
- a CDS encoding ABC transporter permease, translating into MRFTAIAAPSAARTALVTVASVVAALLICALVFRLAGQAPGLVYGTMLRGTLGDPTGLAEVGRRTIPLLLVGAGLALAFRAQFFNIGAEGQLLLGAVFAAGTALFVPLPGPLLLPVMFAAGFVGGGLWALIAAGLRRVNVNEILSTLMLNYVAVALVTYLIAGPWKGKDVRGYIYTDTFAPAGWLPTLGGTQVHWPTLVLGVLLALGLQWLLTRSTFGYALRVVGENPGAARYAGLSSARIATLVALLTGGLAGLAGAGEVAGIHHRLLEAGQISLGYGFTAVIVAWLARGNPALCLLTAPLMAVILAGGDLLKIDLNLPFRVVDVFSGVILLCLIASEVFVRHRVQWRGA; encoded by the coding sequence GTGAGGTTCACAGCGATTGCGGCGCCCTCGGCGGCCCGCACGGCCCTCGTTACCGTGGCGTCGGTCGTGGCGGCGCTGCTGATCTGCGCGCTGGTGTTCAGGCTCGCCGGGCAGGCCCCGGGCCTGGTGTACGGCACCATGCTGCGCGGCACGCTGGGGGACCCCACCGGCCTGGCTGAGGTGGGACGGCGCACCATTCCGCTGCTGCTGGTCGGTGCGGGGCTGGCCCTGGCGTTCCGCGCGCAGTTCTTCAACATCGGTGCAGAAGGCCAGCTGCTGCTGGGCGCAGTGTTCGCGGCGGGCACGGCGCTGTTCGTGCCGCTGCCAGGCCCGCTGCTGCTCCCGGTGATGTTCGCGGCCGGGTTCGTGGGCGGCGGCCTGTGGGCGCTGATTGCGGCGGGCCTGCGGCGCGTGAACGTGAACGAGATTCTCTCCACCCTCATGCTGAACTACGTGGCGGTGGCGCTGGTCACGTACCTGATCGCCGGACCCTGGAAGGGCAAGGACGTGCGCGGCTACATCTACACCGATACCTTCGCACCGGCCGGGTGGCTGCCCACACTGGGCGGCACCCAGGTGCACTGGCCCACGCTGGTGCTGGGCGTCCTGCTCGCCCTGGGATTGCAGTGGCTGCTGACGCGTTCCACGTTCGGGTACGCGCTGCGCGTCGTGGGAGAGAATCCCGGCGCGGCGCGTTACGCCGGGCTCAGCAGCGCCCGGATTGCCACCCTGGTGGCGCTGCTCACCGGGGGGCTGGCCGGCCTGGCTGGCGCAGGCGAGGTGGCCGGGATTCACCACCGCCTGCTCGAAGCGGGACAGATCAGCCTCGGGTACGGGTTCACGGCCGTGATCGTGGCGTGGCTGGCGCGCGGCAACCCTGCCCTGTGCCTGCTTACGGCGCCGCTCATGGCCGTGATCCTCGCGGGGGGCGACCTGCTGAAAATCGACCTGAACCTCCCGTTCCGGGTGGTGGACGTGTTCTCCGGCGTGATCCTGCTGTGCCTGATCGCCTCCGAGGTCTTCGTCCGCCACCGTGTGCAGTGGAGGGGCGCGTGA
- a CDS encoding protein-methionine-sulfoxide reductase heme-binding subunit MsrQ: MSRTPRRSGLSWLPPAILAGGLLPVAVLLLDAATGGLGANPIQRATLQTGLLTLTLLVLSLACTPLRLLTGWTWPARIRKTLGLLAFGYAVLHFLIYLFDHGFDLGLMTDDVVKRPFITAGFTALLLLLPLALTSTPRAVTRLGFQRWTRLHQLAYAAVSVGVLHYYWGVKKDHTPPLIYAGVIAALFLVRFLWRRPARRAARPVPRP; encoded by the coding sequence GTGTCCCGCACCCCGCGCCGGTCCGGCCTGAGCTGGCTCCCGCCAGCCATCTTGGCCGGTGGCCTGCTTCCTGTCGCGGTGCTGCTGCTTGACGCCGCGACCGGAGGGCTTGGTGCCAATCCCATCCAGCGGGCCACCCTTCAGACGGGGCTGCTCACCCTGACGCTGCTGGTCTTGTCCCTGGCCTGCACGCCCCTGCGCCTCCTGACCGGCTGGACCTGGCCTGCACGGATCCGGAAGACCCTGGGCCTGCTGGCGTTCGGGTACGCGGTCCTGCATTTCCTGATCTACCTGTTCGACCACGGCTTTGACCTGGGGCTCATGACCGACGACGTCGTGAAGCGCCCATTCATCACGGCCGGCTTCACCGCGCTGCTGCTGCTGCTGCCCCTGGCGCTGACCAGCACGCCCCGCGCCGTGACACGCCTGGGCTTCCAGCGCTGGACGCGGCTGCACCAGCTGGCGTACGCGGCCGTCAGCGTGGGGGTCCTCCACTACTACTGGGGGGTGAAGAAGGACCACACCCCGCCGCTGATCTACGCGGGTGTGATCGCGGCGCTGTTCCTCGTGCGTTTCCTGTGGCGGCGCCCGGCCCGCCGCGCCGCGCGTCCCGTTCCGAGGCCCTGA
- the msrP gene encoding protein-methionine-sulfoxide reductase catalytic subunit MsrP — MTDPRTPHDSPEERRILAPDSAVHPRREFLRSAALFTVTAGALGGGLELLTRRPGAGSAEAQGVPFTRPARPLGPYDTAEPITPYAQATTYNNFYEFGTDKSDPARMAATLRPRPWTVRIDGEVRKAQTVDMDTLQSWFPLEDRVYRMRCVEGWSMVMPWLGFPLASLIRRVEPTSKARYVQFTALLDPKQLPGQRQQVLEWPYVEGLRLDEALHPLAFMAVGLDGRVLPGQNGAPLRLAVPWKYGFKSIKSIVRITLTEKQPRTTWALAAPQEYGFYANVNPGVPHPRWSQATERRIGELGRRKTLPFNGYAEQVAGLYKGMDLRKFY; from the coding sequence ATGACTGATCCCCGCACGCCACACGATTCCCCCGAGGAGCGCCGCATTCTCGCGCCGGACAGTGCCGTTCATCCGCGCCGTGAGTTTCTGCGCAGCGCCGCGCTGTTCACGGTCACGGCCGGCGCGCTGGGCGGCGGCCTGGAACTCCTGACCCGCCGGCCCGGCGCTGGCAGCGCGGAGGCGCAGGGCGTCCCGTTCACGCGCCCCGCACGGCCCCTCGGACCGTACGACACGGCAGAGCCCATCACGCCGTACGCGCAGGCCACCACGTACAACAACTTCTACGAGTTCGGTACGGATAAGAGCGACCCGGCCCGCATGGCCGCCACCCTCCGGCCCCGCCCGTGGACTGTCCGGATTGACGGTGAGGTGCGCAAGGCGCAGACGGTGGACATGGACACCCTGCAATCGTGGTTCCCACTGGAGGACCGGGTGTACCGCATGCGCTGCGTGGAAGGCTGGAGCATGGTTATGCCCTGGCTGGGCTTCCCGCTCGCGAGCCTGATCCGCCGCGTGGAGCCCACCAGCAAGGCCCGGTACGTGCAGTTCACGGCCCTGCTGGACCCCAAGCAGCTGCCCGGTCAGCGGCAGCAGGTGCTTGAGTGGCCGTACGTGGAAGGTCTGCGTCTCGATGAGGCCCTGCACCCCCTGGCCTTCATGGCGGTCGGCCTGGACGGCCGCGTGCTGCCGGGTCAGAACGGCGCGCCCCTGCGCCTCGCGGTTCCGTGGAAGTACGGCTTCAAGAGCATCAAGAGCATTGTCCGGATCACGCTTACCGAGAAGCAGCCCCGCACCACCTGGGCGCTCGCCGCTCCGCAGGAATATGGGTTCTACGCGAACGTGAACCCCGGCGTGCCTCACCCCCGCTGGAGTCAGGCGACGGAGCGCCGCATCGGCGAACTGGGACGCCGCAAGACCCTGCCGTTCAACGGGTACGCCGAGCAGGTTGCCGGCCTGTACAAGGGCATGGACCTGAGGAAATTCTACTGA
- a CDS encoding ABC transporter permease, with protein METIVIEALVRALAVGTPLLLACLGAILNERAGVVNLGVEGLMAVGALAAFAVASASPDASLWLAVGAALLAGAALGAVHAFATVTLRANQFVSGLALALIGTGAAGLLGKKFEGLPLFNKVPDWTLGSFTISPFTVAALVLAGLMAFWLSATRSGLTLRSVGENPAAADVLGVNVGLVRVLAVLGGGALAGLAGAFLALSYRSSWADNMTGGLGWIAVALVIFVGWRPLRAIAGALFFGFLFYLQFRLQGNSGVPTEVFSAMPFVLVLVVLALAGLRGQAGDAPAALGRAYVRGER; from the coding sequence ATGGAAACGATCGTCATTGAAGCCCTGGTGCGCGCCCTGGCGGTGGGCACACCACTCCTGCTGGCCTGCCTGGGCGCCATCCTGAATGAACGGGCGGGCGTCGTGAATCTGGGCGTGGAGGGCCTGATGGCGGTGGGCGCCCTGGCGGCGTTTGCCGTCGCGTCGGCCAGTCCGGACGCCAGCCTGTGGCTCGCCGTGGGGGCGGCGCTGCTCGCCGGCGCCGCTCTGGGCGCGGTGCATGCCTTCGCCACCGTGACCCTGCGCGCCAACCAGTTCGTGAGCGGACTGGCCCTGGCCCTGATCGGCACCGGCGCGGCCGGGCTGCTCGGCAAGAAGTTCGAGGGTCTGCCTCTGTTCAACAAGGTGCCTGACTGGACGCTGGGCAGCTTCACGATCAGCCCGTTTACTGTCGCGGCTCTTGTCCTCGCCGGGCTGATGGCGTTCTGGCTGAGCGCCACCCGCTCGGGCCTGACGCTGCGGTCCGTCGGGGAGAACCCGGCGGCGGCAGACGTTCTGGGCGTGAACGTCGGGCTGGTGCGGGTGCTGGCGGTGCTTGGGGGCGGCGCGCTGGCCGGACTGGCTGGGGCGTTCCTGGCCCTGTCATACCGGTCCTCCTGGGCCGACAACATGACCGGCGGCCTGGGCTGGATTGCGGTGGCGCTCGTGATTTTCGTGGGCTGGCGGCCCCTGCGGGCCATCGCCGGCGCGCTGTTTTTCGGGTTTCTGTTCTACCTGCAGTTCCGCCTTCAGGGCAACAGTGGCGTGCCCACCGAGGTGTTCAGCGCCATGCCGTTCGTGCTGGTGCTGGTGGTGCTGGCCCTGGCGGGCCTGCGTGGTCAGGCGGGCGACGCTCCGGCGGCGCTGGGCCGCGCCTACGTCCGTGGGGAACGCTGA
- a CDS encoding dipeptidase, with translation MTTPDLSALLNREQANAELFDLLRLPSVSADPTHRADMALTAEFLRAKLAGMGFTVRVDPTPGHPVVYAERLNAPGRPTVLIYGHYDVQPEAPLEEWITPPFEPTIRDGRIYARGSTDDKGQAYAHVKGVELLLAQGELPVNVKFLLEGEEEIGSPNLEPYLAQHADELKADVIVISDGSRFAPDVPTITYGVRGLSYVEIHVQGANRDLHSGSYGGAAPNPINALAEIITRLKDDQGRVTIPGFYDGIDELTSEERQMWASLPHRDDEFAASIGVPALPGEAGYSTLERLWGRPTLDVNGIWGGYQGEGSKTVIAAKAGAKVSMRLVPGQDPERITRLISEYVPTLAPAGTTATVVPHHGGRPFKFSLNSPFNQAANRALHRVYGREAVFARTGGSIPIVAAFNDLLHAPVLFVDMGLNEDAPHSPNESFAVTDYHNGILTSAYLLQELGQ, from the coding sequence ATGACCACGCCCGACCTGAGTGCCCTGCTCAACCGTGAACAGGCCAACGCGGAACTGTTCGACCTGCTGCGTCTTCCCTCCGTGAGTGCCGACCCCACCCACCGGGCCGACATGGCGCTGACCGCCGAGTTCCTGCGCGCCAAGCTCGCCGGGATGGGCTTCACGGTCCGCGTGGACCCCACCCCCGGGCACCCTGTCGTGTACGCCGAGCGCCTGAACGCCCCGGGCAGACCCACCGTGCTGATCTACGGGCACTACGACGTGCAGCCCGAAGCGCCCCTGGAAGAGTGGATCACCCCGCCTTTCGAACCCACCATCCGTGACGGGCGCATCTACGCGCGCGGCAGCACCGACGACAAGGGCCAGGCGTACGCGCACGTCAAGGGCGTGGAACTGCTGCTCGCCCAGGGGGAACTGCCCGTCAACGTGAAGTTCCTGCTTGAAGGCGAGGAGGAGATCGGCAGTCCGAATCTCGAACCGTACCTCGCGCAGCACGCCGACGAACTCAAAGCCGACGTGATCGTGATCAGCGACGGCAGCCGCTTCGCGCCGGACGTGCCCACCATCACCTACGGCGTGCGCGGCCTCAGCTACGTGGAAATTCACGTGCAGGGCGCCAACCGCGACTTGCACAGCGGCAGCTACGGCGGCGCGGCGCCCAACCCCATCAACGCCCTCGCGGAGATCATCACGCGCCTCAAGGACGACCAGGGGCGCGTCACGATTCCCGGCTTCTACGACGGCATCGACGAACTGACCAGCGAGGAACGTCAGATGTGGGCCAGCCTCCCACACCGCGATGACGAGTTCGCCGCCAGTATCGGCGTGCCCGCCCTGCCCGGCGAGGCCGGCTACAGCACACTCGAGCGTCTGTGGGGCCGCCCCACCCTCGACGTGAACGGCATCTGGGGCGGCTACCAGGGCGAGGGCAGCAAGACCGTCATCGCGGCCAAGGCCGGCGCGAAGGTCAGCATGCGCCTCGTGCCCGGCCAGGACCCCGAACGCATCACCCGCCTGATCAGCGAGTACGTGCCCACCCTGGCCCCGGCCGGCACGACGGCCACGGTTGTTCCGCACCACGGCGGCCGTCCCTTCAAGTTCAGCCTGAACAGCCCCTTCAACCAGGCGGCCAACCGCGCCCTGCACCGCGTGTACGGCCGTGAGGCCGTGTTCGCCCGCACCGGCGGGAGCATCCCGATCGTGGCGGCGTTCAACGACCTGCTGCACGCGCCGGTGCTGTTCGTGGACATGGGCCTGAACGAGGACGCCCCCCACAGCCCCAACGAGAGCTTCGCGGTCACCGACTACCACAACGGCATCCTGACCAGCGCGTACCTGCTGCAGGAGCTCGGGCAGTGA